Proteins co-encoded in one Candidatus Thiodictyon syntrophicum genomic window:
- a CDS encoding 5'-nucleotidase C-terminal domain-containing protein: protein MKPILPLKISPVLCRYAIGPALALALGAGLFSSAGAEEVTVLHLGDQESWLLSAQGNLRDDTSQLISFYGGIDRLASVMANAETAAAGAGRAVLKLNAGDSFLPGPRLSASLDGLVTAHPDGGQDFYDAIALRRMQFDAAVFGNHEFDLDNTGPVAARFAAVSGTTYLSVNLDFSVTPAFAALAAVGQVAPSKVITTPGGNKIGIIGATTPLLPKISSPPDGIMKAWDANATDAANLAALLPLIQAEVTRLRTEQGVETIIVMSHLQNANNELTVMVPALRGVDLVISGGGHELMTDPDDQLINGGVAATFTSHPVYARDADGAQVPVVTGHFGNRYLGELNASLDDATGALTITGSRMIRVSGRFATDADAVTGDATLSAAVVQPVLDYVSALNAEIIGSTAMTLNGPTHVACTPTPCQYTEGTRNAETGLGNLVADAIRFAGEADVALQNGGGIRTSIAGPGTLSMGDTFNVLPFTNLVKTARSVNAAQLKDVLEQAYNATSPGGATQGRFAQVSGMQVFYDSSRTARTTLGTGERIRRVVLDDGTLLIDNGVVVDPATTFALATIDFLANGGDGYPYAANGVVFENATNSILYQEALADLIETPKAQGGLQRLDAADGDEVTANLYGTENAFDLQGRLVDLAVAVASPGDIIPGTPRRDTLVGTAGDDRITPGVGGDLVTGGAGGDTFVYQSMRDAGDVISDFTPYADRIDLTALLSSLGIAPARAVADGHLVFADVTGGVSLRIDADGLAGRGAPRPLLTLRGLTAAQLVPARDLGL from the coding sequence ATGAAGCCCATCCTGCCCCTGAAGATCAGCCCGGTCCTGTGCCGCTACGCCATCGGTCCAGCCCTCGCCCTGGCCCTCGGTGCCGGGTTGTTCAGCAGCGCCGGTGCCGAGGAGGTGACCGTCCTGCACCTCGGCGACCAAGAGTCCTGGCTGCTGTCGGCCCAGGGGAATCTGCGTGACGACACCAGCCAGCTCATCTCGTTTTACGGCGGGATCGACCGCCTGGCCAGCGTGATGGCCAACGCCGAGACGGCCGCCGCGGGCGCCGGACGGGCGGTGCTGAAGCTGAACGCCGGGGATTCCTTCCTGCCCGGGCCGCGCTTGAGCGCGAGCCTCGACGGCCTGGTCACCGCCCATCCGGACGGTGGTCAGGACTTCTACGACGCCATTGCGTTGCGCCGGATGCAGTTTGATGCCGCCGTGTTCGGCAACCACGAGTTCGACCTGGACAACACCGGGCCGGTCGCGGCCCGCTTCGCCGCGGTCTCCGGGACGACCTACCTGTCGGTGAACCTGGACTTCTCGGTGACGCCCGCGTTCGCCGCGCTGGCCGCCGTCGGCCAGGTCGCCCCGTCCAAGGTCATCACCACGCCCGGCGGCAATAAGATCGGCATCATCGGTGCCACCACGCCGCTGCTGCCGAAGATCTCCTCGCCGCCGGACGGGATCATGAAGGCCTGGGATGCCAACGCCACCGACGCGGCCAATCTGGCCGCCCTGCTGCCGCTGATCCAGGCCGAAGTCACCCGTCTGCGCACGGAGCAGGGGGTCGAGACCATCATCGTCATGAGCCATCTGCAGAACGCCAACAACGAGCTGACGGTGATGGTGCCGGCCCTGCGCGGGGTGGATCTGGTCATCTCCGGGGGCGGCCACGAGCTGATGACCGACCCGGATGATCAGCTCATCAATGGTGGCGTCGCGGCGACCTTCACCAGCCACCCGGTCTATGCCCGCGACGCCGACGGTGCGCAGGTGCCGGTCGTCACCGGCCACTTCGGCAACCGCTACCTGGGTGAGTTGAACGCCAGTCTCGACGACGCCACCGGCGCGCTGACCATCACCGGCAGCCGGATGATCCGCGTCTCCGGGCGCTTCGCCACCGACGCCGATGCCGTCACCGGCGATGCGACGCTGAGCGCCGCGGTGGTGCAGCCGGTGCTGGACTATGTCTCGGCCCTGAACGCCGAGATCATCGGCAGTACCGCGATGACCCTGAACGGCCCCACCCACGTCGCCTGCACGCCGACCCCCTGTCAGTACACCGAGGGTACGCGCAATGCCGAGACCGGGCTCGGCAACCTGGTCGCCGACGCGATCCGCTTCGCCGGCGAGGCCGATGTGGCCCTGCAGAACGGCGGCGGCATCCGCACCAGCATCGCCGGCCCCGGTACCCTGTCCATGGGCGACACCTTCAACGTACTGCCCTTCACCAACCTGGTGAAGACCGCCCGCAGCGTGAACGCGGCCCAGCTCAAGGACGTCCTGGAGCAGGCCTATAACGCAACCAGTCCGGGCGGGGCCACCCAGGGCCGCTTCGCGCAGGTCTCCGGGATGCAGGTCTTCTACGACAGCAGCCGCACCGCCCGCACCACGCTGGGCACCGGCGAGCGCATCCGCCGCGTGGTGCTGGACGACGGTACCCTCCTGATCGATAACGGCGTGGTGGTGGATCCCGCCACGACCTTTGCACTCGCCACCATCGACTTCCTGGCCAACGGCGGCGACGGCTATCCCTATGCCGCGAACGGCGTCGTGTTCGAGAACGCGACCAACTCCATCCTGTATCAGGAGGCCCTCGCCGACCTGATCGAGACCCCCAAGGCCCAGGGCGGCCTGCAGCGCCTGGACGCGGCCGACGGCGACGAGGTCACCGCCAACCTCTACGGCACCGAGAACGCCTTTGACCTGCAGGGACGCCTGGTGGACCTGGCCGTCGCCGTGGCCAGCCCCGGCGACATCATCCCCGGCACCCCGCGGCGCGACACCTTGGTGGGCACGGCCGGAGACGATCGGATCACCCCCGGCGTCGGCGGTGACCTGGTCACCGGCGGTGCCGGCGGCGATACCTTCGTCTACCAGAGCATGCGCGATGCCGGCGATGTGATCAGCGACTTCACCCCCTATGCCGACCGTATCGACCTGACCGCGCTGCTCAGCAGCCTCGGCATCGCCCCGGCCCGCGCGGTGGCCGACGGCCATCTGGTCTTTGCCGATGTGACCGGCGGGGTCAGCCTGCGCATCGACGCCGACGGCCTTGCCGGCCGCGGTGCCCCGCGCCCGTTGCTGACGCTGCGGGGCCTCACCGCCGCCCAGCTGGTCCCGGCGCGGGACCTGGGTCTTTAG
- a CDS encoding cohesin domain-containing protein — MNQRLMSLCGAALLLGANAVGAAGIKLDAVPGGLVDPTRVLIQGTSFTVNVLASGAMDLAAFQFDLSFDPAILTATGIFSAGVFDPFTDTAASSIGNGTITFAEYSLDLSGVTADVDTLIAIIGFTAGGLGLSQLDLGNATLSDSQGVAYGPLSLGGAAILVTAADIPLPGTALLVGAGLLAARRREMTR, encoded by the coding sequence ATGAATCAACGACTCATGTCACTGTGCGGGGCCGCCCTGCTGCTCGGGGCCAACGCCGTCGGGGCGGCCGGTATCAAGCTGGACGCCGTGCCCGGCGGTCTGGTCGACCCGACGCGCGTCCTCATCCAGGGGACCAGCTTCACGGTCAATGTACTGGCGTCGGGTGCGATGGACCTGGCCGCCTTCCAATTCGACCTCAGCTTCGACCCCGCCATCCTCACCGCCACCGGCATCTTCTCAGCGGGTGTCTTCGACCCCTTCACCGACACCGCCGCCAGTTCCATCGGCAACGGGACCATCACCTTCGCCGAGTACAGCCTCGATCTCAGCGGCGTTACGGCCGATGTCGACACCTTGATCGCCATCATCGGGTTCACCGCCGGCGGGCTGGGCCTGAGCCAACTCGACCTGGGCAACGCGACCCTCTCAGACAGCCAGGGGGTCGCCTATGGCCCCCTGAGTCTTGGCGGCGCCGCGATCCTGGTCACCGCCGCCGACATCCCGCTGCCCGGTACGGCCCTGCTGGTCGGCGCCGGACTCCTCGCCGCCCGCCGTCGCGAGATGACGCGGTGA